In Microbacterium pumilum, the following proteins share a genomic window:
- a CDS encoding Gfo/Idh/MocA family oxidoreductase, whose translation MAIDPVRVGIIGTTAYAESHMANIVKHPHAVFRAVAGRNRDRTAAIAERFGAEIAFEGYQDLIASGEIDAVLVLAPDELHEPIAMESFAAGLHVLCEKPLATTPAAARRMADAARESGLVNMSYFALRTSPYHHLVKELVDSGVVGQIRSASLSLMHGLFRSPDYNWRFDSTRGGGVIADLGCYLFDQALWFIGDISTVAADGAAFVNRPRPDGTAYAPAADSAAGILHFDSGAHATWQVSVVSHVGAGFQRNIIHLQGDTGRLELDHTFSAVTLRVIKDGEQEYTEVALPDGFAAPSGDAEFIDAIVEGGQVRPSFEDGWRVQRVVAAAEAAAQTGTWVAVEREGGE comes from the coding sequence ATGCCGAATCCCACATGGCGAACATCGTCAAGCACCCCCACGCGGTATTCCGAGCGGTCGCAGGACGCAATCGCGACCGAACGGCCGCCATCGCGGAACGATTCGGCGCCGAGATCGCATTCGAGGGCTATCAGGACCTCATCGCGTCCGGCGAGATCGATGCAGTCCTCGTCCTTGCGCCCGACGAGCTCCACGAGCCGATCGCAATGGAGTCGTTTGCCGCCGGACTCCATGTGCTCTGCGAGAAGCCGCTCGCGACGACGCCGGCGGCGGCCCGCCGAATGGCGGATGCCGCGAGAGAGTCCGGTCTCGTCAACATGAGTTATTTCGCGCTGCGTACCTCGCCTTACCACCATCTGGTGAAGGAGCTGGTGGACAGCGGTGTGGTCGGCCAGATCCGGTCAGCATCGCTGTCCCTCATGCACGGTCTGTTCCGTTCCCCCGACTACAACTGGCGATTCGACTCGACGCGCGGAGGCGGCGTCATCGCCGACCTGGGCTGCTACCTGTTCGACCAAGCTCTCTGGTTCATCGGAGACATCTCAACTGTTGCAGCGGACGGTGCGGCCTTCGTCAACAGGCCGCGTCCTGACGGCACCGCCTATGCGCCAGCCGCAGATTCGGCCGCAGGGATCCTCCACTTCGACAGCGGTGCGCACGCCACCTGGCAGGTCAGCGTCGTCTCGCACGTGGGGGCAGGGTTCCAGCGCAACATCATCCACCTGCAAGGCGACACCGGACGGTTGGAGCTCGACCACACCTTTTCGGCTGTCACCCTGCGTGTCATCAAGGATGGCGAGCAGGAGTACACCGAGGTCGCGCTGCCGGACGGATTCGCCGCACCGTCGGGTGATGCGGAGTTCATCGACGCGATCGTCGAGGGTGGACAGGTTCGACCGAGCTTCGAGGACGGATGGCGCGTGCAGCGCGTCGTCGCAGCCGCAGAGGCCGCAGCACAGACCGGCACGTGGGTCGCAGTAGAGCGAGAGGGCGGCGAATGA
- a CDS encoding Gfo/Idh/MocA family oxidoreductase — MRVASVSFWHLHGTDYARDAQNNPDVDLVALWDDDHERGRAGAAKHGIPFVEDLDQILDDASIEGVIVCSPTSEHVPLVTRCIQAGKHVFMEKVLSADLAGAEEIVAAAREADITLAVSLWRSDRGYTGQIAEMVRNGTVGTVTSARVRDGHPFALPTADNPDGILPARFYDRRTAQGGVLIDLCHPLYVLARIMGLPDTVMAGFGHVTARETEDNAAVLMVYPTGAIGIAETSAVSRVTPFTIEIHGTAGSILYSEPGIGAFVAARTHGGGGGDSPDDVPRLRYRNTDDELQEWHELEIAPDTPLAFNQWVDHVAQGTRAESNLELALELSSLVEAAYESAADSRRVTVQPTTRAAV, encoded by the coding sequence ATGAGGGTCGCAAGCGTCAGCTTCTGGCATCTCCACGGCACCGACTACGCCAGGGACGCCCAGAACAATCCGGATGTCGACCTCGTCGCCTTGTGGGACGACGACCACGAACGTGGACGAGCCGGTGCTGCGAAGCACGGCATCCCGTTTGTCGAGGATCTCGACCAGATCCTCGACGACGCCTCCATCGAGGGTGTGATCGTCTGTTCACCCACCTCCGAGCATGTGCCGCTGGTCACCCGCTGCATCCAGGCGGGCAAGCACGTCTTCATGGAGAAGGTGCTCAGCGCCGACCTCGCGGGCGCGGAAGAGATCGTCGCCGCGGCGCGAGAGGCGGACATCACGCTCGCCGTCTCGCTGTGGAGATCGGACCGTGGATACACCGGTCAGATCGCTGAGATGGTTCGCAACGGGACAGTCGGCACCGTGACCTCTGCCAGAGTTCGCGACGGGCATCCGTTCGCGCTGCCGACGGCCGACAACCCGGACGGGATCCTTCCGGCGCGCTTCTACGACCGACGGACAGCCCAGGGTGGTGTGCTCATCGATCTATGCCATCCGCTCTACGTGCTGGCGCGGATCATGGGCCTGCCAGACACCGTCATGGCTGGATTCGGTCACGTGACCGCACGCGAGACGGAAGACAATGCCGCAGTCCTCATGGTCTACCCGACCGGAGCCATCGGCATTGCGGAGACATCGGCCGTGAGTCGCGTGACGCCGTTCACGATCGAGATCCACGGCACTGCCGGCTCGATCCTTTACTCGGAACCGGGGATCGGCGCATTCGTCGCCGCTCGCACGCACGGCGGCGGAGGCGGCGATTCGCCGGACGACGTGCCTCGCCTGCGGTATCGGAACACCGACGACGAACTGCAGGAGTGGCATGAACTGGAGATCGCTCCCGACACTCCGCTTGCGTTCAACCAGTGGGTCGACCATGTCGCGCAAGGCACGCGGGCCGAGAGCAACCTCGAGCTCGCGCTGGAGCTGTCCTCTCTCGTGGAGGCGGCCTACGAGTCGGCTGCCGACTCACGGCGCGTTACCGTGCAGCCCACGACTCGTGCGGCCGTGTGA
- a CDS encoding ROK family transcriptional regulator produces MYDTSPLSPVSTGVGELFQIFRDGRGRTKSELAELTGMSRNTVSARVDALVAAGLLASAGSEASSGGRPPARIALNGDAGVILAIDLGATHATVALTNLAAEIVDMTTSHAVDISAGPTSVLDMVFAMGNDLLTRAARGRSLVGVGIGLPGAVEHSTGRPISPPIMPGWDQFDVPAYVQRSFPGPVLVDNDVNILALGEHALTWPEIDDLIFVKVATGLGAGIISGSQLQRGAQGVAGDIGWVQVPFSRDSPRPPGDERSLGSIASGQAIAAELRTHGIDAHDSQDVVRLVQAGDERAITAVRQAGRELGEVLSTLVNTLNPAVIVLGGSISRAGEHLLAGVREVVYRRSIPLATRSLTVAQSRGGERAGVLGAAILVTQQLLAPASIEAIVAQSRSRVA; encoded by the coding sequence ATGTACGACACCTCGCCACTCAGTCCCGTCAGCACGGGCGTCGGCGAGCTGTTCCAGATCTTCCGTGATGGCCGCGGGCGAACCAAGTCGGAGCTCGCGGAGCTGACCGGGATGTCGCGCAACACCGTCTCCGCACGCGTCGACGCCCTCGTCGCGGCGGGTCTGCTCGCCTCCGCCGGTTCCGAAGCGTCGTCCGGCGGTCGCCCCCCGGCGCGCATCGCCCTGAACGGCGACGCCGGCGTGATCCTCGCCATCGATCTGGGAGCGACACATGCCACGGTCGCACTGACGAACCTTGCGGCCGAGATCGTGGACATGACGACCTCGCACGCCGTCGACATCAGCGCCGGGCCGACGAGCGTGCTCGACATGGTCTTCGCGATGGGGAACGACCTCCTCACGCGTGCGGCTCGTGGCCGGTCCCTGGTCGGTGTGGGCATCGGCCTTCCGGGCGCGGTCGAGCACTCGACCGGAAGACCCATCAGCCCGCCCATCATGCCGGGGTGGGATCAGTTCGATGTCCCTGCCTACGTCCAACGCAGCTTTCCCGGACCCGTACTCGTCGACAACGACGTGAACATCCTCGCCCTCGGCGAGCACGCTCTCACCTGGCCCGAGATCGACGACCTGATCTTCGTGAAGGTCGCCACGGGTCTCGGCGCCGGGATCATCTCTGGATCACAGCTCCAGCGCGGAGCGCAGGGCGTCGCAGGGGACATCGGGTGGGTGCAGGTGCCGTTCAGCCGAGACTCCCCTCGGCCACCGGGTGACGAGCGGTCGCTCGGCTCCATTGCAAGCGGGCAGGCGATTGCGGCCGAACTGCGAACCCACGGAATCGACGCGCACGACAGCCAGGATGTCGTGCGGTTGGTGCAGGCCGGTGATGAGCGGGCGATCACCGCCGTACGGCAGGCGGGTCGTGAGCTCGGTGAGGTGCTCTCAACTCTCGTCAACACCCTCAACCCGGCCGTGATCGTCCTCGGTGGGAGCATCTCACGGGCCGGCGAGCATCTTCTCGCGGGTGTCCGGGAAGTCGTCTACCGCCGCTCGATACCGCTCGCCACGCGGAGCCTGACAGTCGCGCAGTCGCGCGGCGGCGAGCGTGCCGGGGTGCTGGGCGCGGCGATCCTGGTGACCCAGCAGCTGCTCGCGCCGGCGAGCATCGAGGCGATCGTGGCGCAGAGTCGCTCGCGGGTGGCATAA
- a CDS encoding fumarylacetoacetate hydrolase family protein has product MSEPHTGTDAADGAGRRPRFGALPGRPGKIIAVHLSYVSRADQRGRRPAAPSYFLKPSSSVATSGGVVERPAGTELLAFEGEVALIIGEPARRVGIADAWRHVAWITAANDLGLYDLRLNDAGSNARSKGGDGFTPIGPDLISAATVDPSQLRVRTWVNGEPAQDDTTDGLLFSFPQIIADLSQHFTLETDDVILTGTPAGSSVIVPGDVVEVEVDAPSVIGAPSSGRLITTVTDGDADFDPALGSLPKVDDKQRSEAWGSREAAGLPPLGLDPQLRAKLESVPVAGLSAQLRKRGMNNVTIDGVRPLHPDSKLVGTAKTLRFVPNREDLFASHGGGYNAQKRAFDGVAEGEVIVIEARGESGSGTLGDILAIRAHARGAAGIVTDGGVRDAAAVAAVGIPVWSNGAHPAVLGRKHVPWEYDTTIGCGGTTVQPGDVIVGDADGVIVIPPALVEEVVDAAIAQEHQDAWIAQQVAAGHPVDGLFPMNAEWKAAYRASLDAEAGDPT; this is encoded by the coding sequence ATGAGCGAGCCACACACCGGAACGGATGCCGCAGACGGCGCAGGGCGCCGACCGCGATTCGGCGCTCTCCCTGGCCGGCCGGGCAAGATCATCGCGGTCCATCTGAGCTATGTCTCACGGGCCGACCAGCGTGGTCGCCGGCCTGCCGCTCCCTCCTACTTCCTGAAGCCTTCGAGTTCGGTCGCGACCTCGGGTGGCGTCGTCGAGCGGCCGGCGGGGACGGAGCTTCTCGCGTTCGAGGGCGAGGTGGCGCTGATCATCGGCGAACCCGCGCGCCGGGTCGGCATTGCCGACGCCTGGCGGCACGTGGCGTGGATCACAGCCGCGAACGATCTCGGGCTCTACGACCTGCGTCTCAACGACGCCGGATCCAACGCGCGATCGAAGGGCGGCGATGGATTCACACCGATCGGTCCTGACCTGATCTCCGCCGCCACTGTCGATCCGTCGCAGCTGAGGGTGCGCACGTGGGTGAACGGCGAGCCGGCTCAGGACGACACGACCGATGGCCTGCTGTTCTCGTTCCCGCAGATCATCGCGGATCTGTCTCAGCACTTCACCCTGGAGACCGACGACGTGATCCTCACCGGCACGCCAGCCGGGTCATCGGTCATCGTTCCAGGGGATGTCGTCGAGGTCGAGGTGGATGCACCATCGGTCATCGGCGCGCCGTCCTCTGGTCGGCTCATCACAACTGTGACAGACGGCGACGCGGACTTCGACCCGGCACTCGGGTCGCTTCCCAAGGTCGACGACAAGCAGCGCTCCGAGGCATGGGGTTCGCGCGAGGCAGCCGGTCTGCCACCGCTCGGACTCGATCCACAACTGCGGGCGAAGCTGGAGTCTGTTCCGGTTGCCGGTCTGTCCGCACAGCTGCGCAAACGTGGCATGAACAACGTCACGATCGACGGGGTGCGGCCGCTGCATCCGGACTCCAAGCTCGTGGGCACGGCCAAAACCCTGCGGTTCGTGCCCAACAGGGAAGACCTCTTCGCGTCGCACGGTGGCGGTTACAACGCCCAGAAGCGTGCGTTCGACGGCGTGGCCGAGGGCGAGGTGATCGTGATCGAGGCCCGGGGCGAGTCGGGCTCCGGCACGCTCGGCGACATTCTGGCGATCCGGGCACACGCGCGCGGCGCCGCCGGCATCGTCACGGACGGCGGCGTACGGGACGCCGCGGCGGTCGCGGCGGTCGGCATCCCGGTCTGGTCGAATGGTGCGCATCCCGCCGTGCTCGGCCGCAAGCACGTGCCGTGGGAGTACGACACGACCATCGGATGCGGCGGCACGACCGTGCAGCCCGGCGACGTCATCGTGGGCGATGCAGACGGGGTCATCGTCATCCCGCCCGCCCTGGTCGAAGAGGTCGTCGATGCAGCCATCGCCCAGGAGCACCAGGACGCCTGGATCGCACAGCAGGTGGCGGCGGGGCATCCGGTCGACGGCCTCTTTCCGATGAACGCCGAGTGGAAGGCCGCGTACCGCGCGTCACTGGACGCGGAAGCCGGTGATCCGACGTGA
- a CDS encoding GntR family transcriptional regulator produces the protein MSDLRAQQPATELSKSQRAYRWIKERIANQQFTPGYRLVLGTIAGELGMSVVPVREAIRQLEAEGLVMFERNVGARVSMVDDTQYRFSMQTLSILEGAATALAARQLSTEDVRRARAINELMVETLDHFDPHAFTRLNQEFHAALFVKTSNPRMLHLVEAEWARLGHLRDSTFAFVPGRAHESVREHENILQLIEHSAPLGDIENAARQHRSATLDAYLIHEHPDQALGLPAL, from the coding sequence GTGAGCGACCTTCGAGCACAGCAGCCGGCGACCGAGCTGAGCAAGTCTCAGCGCGCCTATCGCTGGATCAAGGAGCGAATCGCGAACCAGCAGTTCACGCCGGGCTACCGACTCGTGCTCGGCACGATCGCGGGCGAGCTCGGCATGAGCGTGGTGCCGGTGCGTGAGGCGATCCGCCAGCTCGAGGCCGAAGGTCTCGTCATGTTCGAGCGCAACGTCGGCGCTCGTGTGTCGATGGTCGACGACACGCAGTACCGCTTCAGCATGCAGACTCTGAGCATCCTCGAGGGGGCCGCGACGGCCCTCGCGGCGAGACAGCTCTCGACCGAAGACGTCCGGCGGGCGCGCGCGATCAATGAGCTCATGGTCGAGACGCTCGACCACTTCGATCCTCATGCGTTCACTCGGCTCAACCAGGAGTTCCACGCAGCCCTGTTCGTCAAGACGTCGAACCCGCGGATGCTCCACCTCGTCGAGGCGGAGTGGGCGCGGCTCGGGCACTTGCGGGACTCGACCTTCGCATTCGTCCCTGGCCGTGCTCATGAGTCGGTCCGCGAGCACGAGAACATCCTGCAGCTCATCGAGCACTCTGCCCCGCTCGGCGACATCGAGAACGCCGCGCGGCAGCATCGCTCGGCGACGCTCGATGCCTACCTGATCCACGAACATCCCGACCAGGCGCTCGGCCTGCCCGCGCTCTGA
- the hpaE gene encoding 5-carboxymethyl-2-hydroxymuconate semialdehyde dehydrogenase, with amino-acid sequence MTDTATIAAHRHVPDDLPTRIQHYIDGEFVDSADGDTFDVLDPVSNEVYLQAAAGKKADVDLAVAAARRAFADGPWPRMLPRERSRILHRIADIVESRDARLAELESFDSGLPITQALGQARRAAENFRFFADLIVAQADDTYKVPGRQINYVNRKPIGVAGLITPWNTPFMLESWKLGPALATGNTVVLKPAEFTPLSASLWAGIFEEAGLPRGVFNLVNGLGEDAGDALVKHPDVPLISFTGESSTGQLIFGNAAPFLKGLSMELGGKSPAVVFADADLDAAVDATIFGVFSLNGERCTAGSRILVERGIYDEFVERYAAQAKRVVVGYPHDPATEVGALVHPEHYDKVVSYIEIGKNEGRLVAGGGRPKGFDTGNFVEPTVFADVAPDARIFQEEIFGPVVAITPFDTDAEALALANNTKYGLAAYIWTNDLKRAHNFAQSVEAGMVWLNSNNVRDLRTPFGGVKASGLGHEGGYRSIDFYTDQQAVHITLGEVHNPTFGKSAHPDATQEEQGR; translated from the coding sequence ATGACCGACACCGCCACGATCGCCGCACATCGTCACGTCCCCGACGATCTGCCGACGCGCATCCAGCACTACATCGACGGCGAGTTCGTCGACTCCGCCGACGGCGACACATTCGACGTGCTCGATCCCGTGTCGAACGAGGTCTACCTGCAGGCTGCCGCCGGCAAGAAGGCCGACGTCGACCTCGCCGTCGCCGCTGCGCGACGCGCGTTCGCCGATGGGCCGTGGCCCCGGATGCTGCCGCGCGAGCGCTCCCGGATCCTGCACAGGATCGCCGACATCGTGGAGTCCCGCGACGCGCGCCTCGCCGAGCTCGAGTCGTTCGACTCGGGACTGCCCATCACGCAGGCACTCGGTCAGGCGCGGCGCGCGGCCGAGAACTTCCGCTTCTTCGCAGACTTGATCGTCGCCCAGGCCGACGACACGTACAAGGTGCCAGGGAGGCAGATCAACTACGTCAACCGCAAGCCGATCGGCGTCGCAGGGCTCATCACGCCCTGGAACACCCCGTTCATGCTGGAGTCCTGGAAGCTCGGCCCCGCGCTCGCCACGGGAAACACCGTCGTGCTCAAGCCCGCCGAGTTCACTCCTCTGTCGGCATCGCTGTGGGCCGGGATCTTCGAGGAGGCCGGGCTGCCCAGAGGTGTCTTCAACCTGGTCAACGGGCTCGGTGAGGATGCCGGCGACGCTCTGGTGAAGCATCCCGATGTGCCGCTCATCTCCTTCACCGGCGAGAGCTCCACCGGGCAGCTGATCTTCGGCAACGCCGCACCGTTCCTGAAGGGCCTGTCAATGGAGCTCGGCGGCAAGTCCCCCGCAGTCGTGTTCGCCGACGCCGACCTCGATGCCGCGGTCGATGCGACGATCTTCGGCGTCTTCTCGCTCAACGGCGAGCGCTGCACCGCCGGGTCACGCATCCTCGTCGAACGCGGAATCTACGACGAGTTCGTCGAGCGCTACGCCGCGCAGGCGAAGCGTGTGGTCGTCGGCTACCCGCACGACCCGGCGACCGAGGTCGGCGCGCTCGTGCATCCCGAGCACTACGACAAGGTCGTGTCGTACATCGAGATCGGCAAGAACGAGGGCCGTCTCGTCGCCGGCGGCGGCCGGCCGAAGGGCTTCGACACGGGCAACTTCGTCGAGCCGACAGTCTTTGCGGATGTCGCCCCCGATGCTCGGATCTTCCAGGAGGAGATCTTCGGGCCCGTCGTCGCCATCACACCGTTCGACACTGATGCCGAAGCGCTGGCGCTCGCGAACAACACGAAATACGGACTCGCCGCCTACATCTGGACCAACGATCTGAAGCGCGCCCACAACTTCGCCCAGTCCGTCGAGGCGGGCATGGTGTGGCTGAACTCGAACAACGTGCGCGACCTCCGCACCCCGTTCGGCGGCGTCAAGGCTTCCGGCCTCGGCCACGAGGGCGGCTATCGGTCGATCGACTTCTACACCGACCAGCAGGCCGTGCACATCACGCTCGGCGAGGTCCACAACCCCACATTCGGCAAGTCGGCCCACCCGGACGCGACCCAGGAAGAGCAAGGACGCTGA
- the hpaD gene encoding 3,4-dihydroxyphenylacetate 2,3-dioxygenase, with protein MTDRSRMTRTSSGFFVSQEAPIESENPVPTPQTLPPDILRCAYMELVVTDLAASRVFYVDVLGLHITEEDDEAIYLRSTEEFIHHNLVLRQGPIAAVAAFSYRVRSPEELDKAVAFYEELGCRVERRSEGFTKGIGDSVRVEDPLGFPYEFFYQTEHVERLSWRYDLYIPGELVRLDHFNQVTPDVPRAVNFMQSLGFRVTEDIQDEEGTVYAAWMRRKPTVHDTAMTGGDGPRMHHVCFATHEKHNILAICDKLGALRRSDAIERGPGRHGVSNAFYLYLRDPDGHRVEIYTQDYYTGDPDNPVVTWDVHDNQRRDWWGNPVVPSWYTEASLVLDLDGNPQPVRARTDTSEMAVTIGADGFSYTRPEEGEASMPEWKQGEYKLGNQL; from the coding sequence ATGACCGACCGATCCCGCATGACCCGAACCTCTTCGGGGTTCTTCGTCTCGCAGGAGGCGCCGATCGAGTCCGAGAACCCGGTACCGACGCCGCAGACGCTGCCACCCGACATCCTGCGGTGTGCCTACATGGAGCTCGTCGTCACCGACCTCGCCGCCTCGCGCGTGTTCTACGTCGACGTGCTCGGTCTGCACATCACCGAGGAGGATGACGAGGCGATCTATCTGCGATCGACCGAAGAGTTCATCCACCACAACCTCGTGCTGCGGCAGGGACCGATCGCCGCAGTCGCCGCGTTCTCGTACCGCGTGCGCTCGCCCGAAGAGCTCGACAAGGCGGTCGCGTTCTACGAAGAGCTCGGATGCCGCGTCGAGCGTCGCTCCGAGGGCTTCACAAAAGGGATCGGCGACTCCGTGCGCGTCGAAGACCCGCTCGGCTTTCCGTATGAGTTCTTCTACCAGACCGAGCACGTCGAGCGTCTCTCGTGGCGATACGACCTGTACATCCCCGGTGAATTGGTGCGGCTCGACCACTTCAACCAGGTCACGCCGGATGTGCCTCGCGCCGTGAACTTCATGCAATCGCTGGGGTTCCGCGTCACCGAAGACATCCAGGATGAGGAGGGAACCGTCTATGCGGCGTGGATGCGGCGTAAGCCCACCGTCCACGACACCGCGATGACCGGCGGCGACGGACCCCGCATGCACCACGTCTGCTTCGCGACGCACGAGAAGCACAACATCCTGGCGATCTGCGACAAGCTGGGCGCTCTCCGTCGCTCGGACGCGATCGAGCGGGGACCGGGCCGCCACGGTGTCTCGAACGCGTTCTATCTGTACCTGCGGGACCCTGACGGGCACCGCGTGGAGATCTATACGCAGGACTACTACACCGGCGATCCCGACAACCCGGTGGTCACCTGGGACGTGCACGACAACCAGCGCCGCGACTGGTGGGGTAACCCCGTCGTGCCGTCCTGGTACACCGAGGCATCGCTGGTCCTCGACCTCGACGGCAACCCGCAGCCGGTTCGCGCCCGCACCGACACGTCCGAGATGGCCGTCACGATCGGCGCCGACGGATTCTCCTACACGCGCCCCGAAGAGGGCGAGGCGTCCATGCCCGAATGGAAGCAGGGCGAATACAAGCTCGGCAACCAGCTGTGA
- a CDS encoding 2-keto-4-pentenoate hydratase has translation MLKPDSIAAIADELAEADRTHTVIPRITARYPDATVEDSYAIQGVWRDQNVAAGRRLVGRKIGLTSKAMQQATGITEPDYGVMFDDTVYESGADIPVERFSNVRIEVELAFVLKEPLEGPDATLESALHAIDYAVPALEILNSHIELEGRTIVDTIADNAAYGGMVLGTTHKRPDEIDLRWVPALLYRNDEIEETGVAAGVLDHPATGVAWLANKFHQHGARLEAGEIILAGSFTRPMWVAKGDRVRCDYGPMGIITCQFI, from the coding sequence ATGCTGAAGCCCGACTCCATCGCGGCGATCGCCGACGAACTCGCAGAGGCCGATCGCACCCATACGGTCATCCCGCGGATCACGGCGCGATACCCCGACGCGACCGTCGAGGACTCGTACGCCATCCAAGGGGTCTGGCGTGATCAGAACGTCGCGGCGGGACGTCGACTGGTCGGTCGGAAGATCGGCCTCACGTCCAAGGCGATGCAGCAGGCGACGGGCATCACCGAGCCCGACTACGGTGTCATGTTCGACGACACCGTCTACGAAAGCGGTGCGGACATCCCGGTCGAGCGCTTCTCGAACGTGCGCATCGAGGTCGAACTCGCATTCGTGCTCAAAGAGCCACTGGAGGGCCCCGACGCCACCCTCGAAAGTGCGCTGCACGCGATCGACTACGCCGTACCGGCCCTGGAGATCCTCAACTCCCACATCGAGTTGGAGGGTCGAACCATCGTCGACACGATCGCAGACAACGCCGCCTACGGCGGGATGGTGCTCGGCACCACGCATAAGCGACCCGATGAGATCGATCTGCGATGGGTCCCGGCGCTGCTCTACCGCAATGATGAGATCGAAGAGACCGGCGTCGCAGCGGGCGTTCTCGACCATCCCGCAACCGGCGTCGCGTGGCTGGCCAACAAATTCCACCAGCACGGCGCGCGGCTCGAAGCCGGCGAGATCATCCTGGCAGGGTCGTTCACACGTCCCATGTGGGTCGCAAAAGGCGATCGGGTGCGCTGCGACTATGGACCGATGGGAATCATCACATGCCAGTTCATCTAG
- a CDS encoding HpcH/HpaI aldolase/citrate lyase family protein, whose translation MPVHLAPTFRTAIAGADRPLAGIWICSGSPLVAEICAGSGMDWVLIDMEHSPNGLESVLAQLQAVAAYPVTPVVRVPIGDIVTIKQVLDLGAQNLLVPMISSAGEAQQIVEAVRYPPRGRRGVGSALARSARWNRVDDYLARADEHVSLFVQIETAEGIENAAEIAATDGVDGVFLGPSDLAASMGLLGQQTHPDVIAAVHRAFDAIRGVGKPAGVNAFDPTAAQAYIDSGAAFILVGADVALLARGSEALSARWIPAAGDTVRPSY comes from the coding sequence ATGCCAGTTCATCTAGCTCCGACCTTCCGCACCGCGATTGCCGGCGCCGATCGTCCGCTCGCCGGCATCTGGATCTGCTCGGGATCCCCCCTCGTCGCCGAGATCTGCGCCGGCTCGGGCATGGACTGGGTGCTGATCGACATGGAGCACTCCCCCAACGGACTCGAGTCCGTGCTGGCGCAGCTGCAGGCTGTCGCCGCCTATCCGGTGACCCCCGTGGTCCGCGTGCCGATCGGCGACATCGTGACCATCAAGCAGGTGCTCGACCTCGGTGCCCAGAACCTGCTCGTGCCGATGATCTCCTCCGCAGGCGAAGCCCAGCAGATAGTGGAAGCCGTGCGCTATCCGCCACGCGGACGCCGCGGCGTCGGCTCCGCGCTCGCGCGGTCCGCCCGCTGGAACCGCGTCGACGACTACCTCGCGCGCGCCGATGAGCATGTCTCGCTGTTCGTCCAGATCGAGACCGCTGAGGGCATCGAGAACGCCGCCGAGATCGCAGCGACCGATGGTGTCGACGGCGTATTCCTCGGACCCTCCGACCTCGCGGCATCCATGGGCCTTCTCGGCCAGCAGACTCACCCCGATGTGATCGCGGCCGTCCACCGCGCGTTCGACGCCATTCGCGGCGTCGGCAAACCCGCGGGCGTGAACGCATTCGATCCGACCGCGGCGCAGGCGTACATCGACTCCGGCGCGGCCTTCATCCTCGTCGGCGCCGATGTCGCCCTGCTCGCTCGCGGCTCCGAAGCGCTGAGCGCGCGATGGATCCCCGCCGCCGGCGACACGGTCCGTCCGTCCTACTAG